A window of Campylobacter cuniculorum DSM 23162 = LMG 24588 contains these coding sequences:
- the flgH gene encoding flagellar basal body L-ring protein FlgH, producing MKKKLIYVLPFVFFGCSAVVDPQISMKPPAYVEELAPKQSNNIESAPGSLFGKGDNPLFSDKKAMNVNDLVTVVIQENTTQSTQANKATTRTNTANLGGGTITGSTGVVSSVIDKVNSYSNIGFQTNSTNNYQGTGTQSRNESFNTTISTRVIKILSNGNYFIEGSRELLINGEKQIIQLSGVIRPYDIGQDNTIDSRYIADAKILYKTEGEVDRSTRKPWGSKFIEAIWPF from the coding sequence ATGAAAAAAAAATTAATTTATGTGTTACCATTTGTATTTTTTGGTTGCAGTGCTGTGGTTGATCCACAAATTTCTATGAAACCGCCCGCTTATGTTGAAGAACTTGCACCTAAACAAAGTAACAATATAGAAAGTGCTCCGGGTTCGCTTTTTGGTAAGGGAGATAATCCTTTGTTTTCTGATAAAAAGGCTATGAATGTTAATGACCTTGTAACCGTTGTCATACAAGAAAACACAACGCAAAGCACTCAAGCTAATAAAGCTACAACGAGGACTAATACAGCTAATTTAGGCGGAGGAACTATCACGGGAAGCACAGGAGTGGTTTCAAGTGTGATTGATAAGGTGAATTCCTATTCTAATATAGGTTTTCAAACTAATAGCACAAATAATTATCAAGGCACAGGTACTCAAAGCAGAAATGAAAGTTTTAATACAACCATTTCTACAAGGGTGATTAAAATTTTATCAAATGGAAATTATTTTATCGAAGGTTCAAGGGAACTTTTAATCAACGGAGAAAAGCAGATTATTCAACTTAGTGGAGTCATTCGTCCCTATGATATAGGGCAAGATAATACCATAGATAGTCGCTATATCGCTGATGCAAAGATACTTTATAAAACTGAAGGTGAAGTCGATAGAAGCACTAGAAAGCCTTGGGGTAGCAAATTTATAGAGGCAATTTGGCCTTTCTAA